A window of Fibrobacter sp. UBA4297 genomic DNA:
CAAAATCAATGCCCGACAAATCAACACCGATAAACTTGACATCATCATTTTCCGCCATTACGGCACGGAAATTCGCCTTGAAAGATTCAGCATCGAAAGCTCCAATCGGATTGAGAGGAGCCGGAAGCACACGGAATAAACCCACACTTTTATTATCCATCATCATGACTAAAAATATAAGCTATTGAGCAAGCAAAGTAACACTCAAAATATCAAAAAAATTTAAAGAGTCTCCTTGCTTTATTCCAAAATTTCATCGTCGGTCTCAACAATCGAAGTCCGTGATTCCGAGGCTGCAGGCGATTCTTTCGTCGGAACTGTCGCAGGGGGTTCGTTCACCGGAATTGCGATTTCTTCCACCGGAGCACTAGGCGTTTCCGAAACGCGTTCCTCTACAAACTCTTCGACCGGATATTCTTCGGGCTCCTCCGTGACAAGCTTCTTCAATGCGTCGGTCTTATTTAAGCGCCCAGATTCTTTAGGCTTGTGGCCAAAGAGATACGGGCTAAAGTTTACGCTCACACGATGTACCGGAGAGAACACCGGATGCGATTCAAAGGCGTAATCCACTTCAAGGAAGTTTGCAATCGTAAGACCGGCACCCGCCGTCACGCTCTTGAATGTCGTAAAGCTACTTAAACCAACGCGCAACTTGAGGCCAAAGTCAAATGCGAATTCCACACCGCCATGACCACCAGACAGCCAGTCTATCGGATTTTCCCAAATGCGCTTGCCGTTAGTGTCTGTCTCATAATCCAAATCTCTAGCTTCACGGTGGAAAAGCCCCGCACTCTGCCAATAGAAATTGAATTTGCCATACAAATAGTTCACCGGCAAGCCATAGCTCAAGGCCACGTAAAACTCCGGTGAAGAATATTCAAACTCGCCCGATTCCCAAGACGTTGCCGACGAGGTCCAGCCCTTCAAGAGACCGGATACATAAAAATCGTCCTTGATCTGGTAACGAGCGCTAGCATCGCCACGGAAACCCCAGCCACTTTGGTCTATATCACGATAAAGCACATGGAACGCAAGACCCAAGTCCAAGCGGTCTATAATGCGGCGGCCCCAGGCAACAGAAAACACCCAGTCGGCAATCGAAAGCGTATTGTAGTCCGAACCTTCCGGCAGCGGGTCCCCTTCATGGATGTAAGGAATGTCATCTGCACCAAATCTGGAGAATGAAACACCTAAGCCCTGATTATCAGGGAGCGGAATCACCATCGATGCGTAATCGTACTTGGTGTCTTCGTAATATGCCGTATGCGAAAACGAAGCCCACATGTACTTGGCTTGAGAAAGCTGGTATGCATTCGTACCAAGCCCAAGATAATCACCTTCGACCGCTAAAGTCGCAGAACCCAAGGCCGCAGAACGCGCACCCGGTCCAATATCAAGAGTTGCATTCGCACCCACAACGCGGTCGGCAGCAAAAGAAGTCGACACAAGCGCGCAGGCAAGGAAACAAGTCCGCAGAGATATAATTTTTTTCAAAAAAGACATTTGGTGTCATCTAAAATAGATATTTTTCTTTTCGAAAATAAATCAAGGCCATGCTTTTAGACGAATACATCCAAAATTTCCTGATATACCTGCAAACCCAGCGCAGGTATTCCGAAAGAACGGTCATTACGTACCGAAAATCGCTAGAAAAATACCTCGCCACACTCACCGAAAGTGCGCCTCTCGAAGCGTTTTCCGAAACGAACGTCAAGAATTTTGTGTGGGACTTGAAAATCAAGCAAAAGCTTGCGCCTACAAGCATCTGCGAGCATCTCGCCGCATTAAAAAGTTTTGGCAAGTACCTCGTGCGTTCCAAAATTTTGCAGAAGAACCCCGCCGAAGCGGTCCCCATGCCCAAGCGCCCCAAGCGCCTCGTCGCATTTCTCGGTCAAAAGGACCTCGCCGAAGAGAAATTCCCTGAATTGCCTCAGAATCCGACGCTCCCGCAAGTCCGCGCACGTCTTTTGCTCGAACTCATTTACGGTTCGGGACTTCGAATTTCGGAATGCCAGAGTCTCTGTTGGAACCAATTACAAACAAAAGAAAGACTTGTCCGAGTGATTGGTAAAGGCAATAAAGAACGCATTGTCCCGATTACAGACACGCTAATTTTCTGGCTCGAAAAATTCAGGGCTGCAGAAATTGAAGCGGGGCATACCCCAACAATTACAAGTTACGTGTTCTTAAACGAAAACGGAAAGCCTTACGA
This region includes:
- a CDS encoding tyrosine-type recombinase/integrase — encoded protein: MLLDEYIQNFLIYLQTQRRYSERTVITYRKSLEKYLATLTESAPLEAFSETNVKNFVWDLKIKQKLAPTSICEHLAALKSFGKYLVRSKILQKNPAEAVPMPKRPKRLVAFLGQKDLAEEKFPELPQNPTLPQVRARLLLELIYGSGLRISECQSLCWNQLQTKERLVRVIGKGNKERIVPITDTLIFWLEKFRAAEIEAGHTPTITSYVFLNENGKPYDVRTLRNDIHDLLREIGWEGKASPHVLRHSFATHLLENGAEIMSVKEMLGHSNISTTQIYTHVNAERLKQAFKKTHPRA